A genomic segment from Aegilops tauschii subsp. strangulata cultivar AL8/78 chromosome 1, Aet v6.0, whole genome shotgun sequence encodes:
- the LOC109747997 gene encoding anthocyanidin 3-O-glucosyltransferase, with product MAAAPHVVVVAFPFASHAVKLFRIARALAAAAPAATFSFLCTAAQLQEQQKKSTLLGNLRFVEVPDGLSPSSDGAPAVPPPHPMVRLKLFMAAAEAGTLREALETARASAGGARVTCVVGDSFMWMAAKAAAEVEAPWVAVWTGGPSALLAHLRADALRDDVGDKAASRADELLTSHPGLGSYRVRDLPNGIVSGDMNSPIVSLFRRIAEHLPRAATAVAFNTFPGLLPDDLTAALAAELPECLPVGPFHLLPFPGNDDTVETSVDPHGCLDWLDRHPARAVAYASFGTVVTAVAGNPEELRELAAGLESSGAPFLWSLPKESWPQLPPGFLDLERGKVVPWAPQAAVLRHASVGAFVTHAGWASVLEGVSAGVPMACRPFFTDQKMNAQLVARVWCFGTVLEEPMTREAVAEAVPSLLAGDQGIRMWEKMQQMSGMAANAFAPDGGSRKNLDKLVKLVCGEL from the exons ATGGCGGCGGCGCCGCACGTTGTGGTCGTCGCCTTCCCCTTCGCCTCCCACGCGGTGAAGCTGTTCCGCATAGCACGCGCCctcgcggcggcggcgccggccgcCACCTTCTCCTTCCTCTGCACCGCCGCGCAGCTACAGGAGCAGCAGAAGAAGAGTACGCTCCTGGGGAACCTGCGCTTCGTGGAGGTCCCGGACGGTTTATCACCGAGCTCGGATGGCGCCCCAGCTGTACCGCCGCCGCACCCTATGGTCCGTCTCAAGCTCTTCATGGCGGCTGCTGAGGCTGGCACGTTAAGGGAGGCGCTGGAGACGGCTCGCGCCTCCGCGGGCGGCGCCAGGGTCACCTGCGTCGTCGGGGACTCGTTCATGTGGATGGCAGCCAAGGCGGCCGCTGAGGTGGAGGCTCCATGGGTTGCCGTCTGGACCGGCGGTCCCAGCGCTCTTCTGGCTCACCTACGCGCTGACGCGCTGCGCGACGACGTCGGAGATAAAG CGGCGAGCCGAGCAGACGAGCTGCTAACCTCGCACCCGGGCCTCGGAAGCTACCGCGTCCGGGACCTCCCCAACGGCATCGTCTCCGGCGACATGAACTCGCCGATCGTCTCCTTGTTCCGTCGCATAGCGGAGCACCTTCcacgcgccgccaccgccgtcgcctTCAACACCTTCCCGGGACTCCTCCCGGATGACCTCACCGCCGCTCTCGCCGCGGAGCTCCCGGAGTGCCTCCCCGTCGGCCCCTTCCATCTTCTCCCATTCCCCGGCAACGACGACACCGTCGAGACCAGCGTCGACCCCCACGGATGCCTCGACTGGCTCGACCGCCACCCCGCCCGTGCCGTCGCGTACGCCAGCTTCGGCACGGTGGTCACTGCCGTGGCAGGAAATCCGGAGGAACTACGCGAGCTCGCAGCCGGGCTGGAGTCCTCCGGCGCGCCGTTCCTCTGGTCGCTGCCGAAGGAGTCCTGGCCGCAGCTCCCGCCGGGGTTCTTGGACCTCGAGCGCGGCAAGGTGGTGCCGTGGGCGCCGCAGGCGGCCGTGCTGCGCCACGCGTCGGTTGGGGCCTTCGTCACGCACGCCGGGTGGGCCTCGGTACTGGAGGGGGTGTCCGCCGGCGTGCCCATGGCATGCCGCCCCTTCTTCACCGACCAGAAGATGAACGCGCAGCTGGTGGCGCGTGTCTGGTGTTTCGGCACGGTCTTGGAGGAGCCCATGACGCGCGAGGCCGTTGCGGAGGCGGTGCCGTCGCTGCTCGCCGGTGATCAGGGCATCCGGATGTGGGAAAAGATGCAACAGATGAGTGGCATGGCGGCCAACGCGTTCGCGCCCGATGGCGGTAGCAGAAAAAACTTAGATAAGCTTGTCAAGCTAGTCTGTGGAGAACTGTGA
- the LOC109747993 gene encoding tricin synthase 1, with the protein MAASGSDVNASYNIKHLLKSDALYKYILDTTVFPREPECMRDLRLLTDNHQSGIMQSTPEEAQLLQLLIKIAGARNTIEVGVFTGYSLLATALVLPEDGKVVAIDVNRKDFELGLPFIQKAGVAHKVDFREGKALDHLDELLAADPLAQYDFAFVDADKQNYGRYHEQLMRLVRVGGTIVYDNTLWGGTVAGVAVPSLDVLPGVVVDGVLASIAEFLKGFNAELAADPRVDVCQIAVGDGLTICRRLV; encoded by the exons ATGGCGGCGAGTGGCAGCGACGTCAATGCGAGCTACAACATCAAGCATCTGCTCAAGAGCGACGCCCTGTACAAGTACATCCTGGATACCACGGTGTTCCCCCGAGAGCCGGAGTGCATGCGCGACCTGCGCCTCCTCACCGACAATCACCAGAG TGGCATCATGCAGTCAACGCCGGAGGAGGCCCAGCTGCTGCAGCTGCTGATCAAGATAGCGGGGGCCAGGAACACGATCGAGGTCGGCGTGTTCACGGGCTACTCGCTCCTCGCCACCGCACTAGTGCTGCCGGAGGACGGCAAGGTGGTGGCCATCGACGTCAACCGGAAAGACTTCGAGCTCGGCCTCCCCTTCATCCAGAAGGCCGGCGTGGCGCACAAGGTGGACTTCCGCGAGGGCAAGGCGCTCGACCACCTCGACgagctcctcgccgccgacccctTGGCTCAGTACGACTTCGCGTTTGTGGATGCCGACAAGCAGAACTACGGGCGGTACCATGAGCAGCTGATGCGGCTGGTCCGCGTCGGCGGCACCATCGTCTACGACAACACGCTCTGGGGCGGCACTGTGGCCGGCGTCGCCGTGCCTTCGTTAGACGTCCTGCCCGGCGTTGTTGTGGACGGTGTCCTCGCGTCCATCGCCGAGTTCCTCAAGGGCTTCAACGCCGAGCTCGCCGCTGACCCGCGCGTCGACGTCTGCCAGATAGCCGTGGGAGACGGCCTCACTATCTGCCGCCGCCTCGTCTGA
- the LOC109747995 gene encoding anthocyanidin 3-O-glucosyltransferase, whose translation MAAVPHVVVITFPFASHAVKLFRLARALAAAAPAATFSFLSTAGSIAQLQEKNQDALEANLRFVEVPDGLLPPSSGGDGPAPPQNHMARLGLFLAAAEAGGVKVALETARAAAGGARVSCVVGDAFVWMAAEAAAAVGAPWVPVWTGGPSALLAHLCGDALRDDIGDKVASRADELLTSHPGLESYRVRDLPDGCVFGEMHLPIVALFRRVAEQLHVPRAATAVALNTFPGLLPDDVTAALAAELPEVLPIGPFHLLPVPGDDDNAAAADPHGCLAWLDGHPARAVAYASFGTVVTAVVGGQEELRELTAGLEASGAPFLWSLPKEYWPLLPPGFLDLERGKVVSWAPQAAVLRHASVGGFVTHAGWASVLEGVAGGVPMACRPFFSDQRMNARMVEHVWGFCTVFEQPMTRATVAEAVSSLLAGDQGTQMQEMRGMAATAFAPDGGSRKNLDKLLKIVCPPHEHSRGDHVDKTAEVTGCAPTTHGLLGASSLAHTVAD comes from the exons ATGGCAGCGGTGCCGCACGTCGTGGTGATCACCTTCCCTTTTGCCTCCCACGCGGTGAAGCTGTTCCGCCTGGCGCGCGCCCtggccgcggcggcgccggccGCCACCTTCTCCTTCCTCTCCACCGCCGGCTCCATCGCGCAGCTGCAGGAGAAGAACCAGGATGCCCTCGAGGCGAACCTACGCTTCGTGGAGGTGCCGGACGGGTTATTGCCACCGAGCTCCGGTGGCGACGGGCCGGCGCCGCCGCAGAACCATATGGCCCGTCTCGGGCTCTTCTTGGCGGCCGCTGAGGCTGGCGGGGTGAAGGTTGCGCTGGAGACGGCTCGCGCCGCCGCGGGCGGCGCCAGGGTCAGCTGCGTCGTCGGGGATGCGTTCGTCTGGATGGCCGCTGAGGCCGCCGCTGCGGTGGGCGCACCATGGGTCCCGGTCTGGACCGGCGGTCCGAGCGCGCTCCTTGCGCACCTCTGCGGTGACGCGCTGCGTGACGACATCGGCGACAAAG TGGCGAGCCGGGCGGATGAGCTGCTGACGTCGCACCCGGGCCTCGAAAGCTACCGCGTCCGGGACCTCCCCGACGGCTGCGTGTTCGGCGAGATGCACCTGCCAATCGTCGCCCTCTTCCGTCGCGTCGCCGAGCAGCTGCACGTtccccgcgccgccaccgccgtggCCTTGAACACCTTCCCGGGCCTCCTCCCCGACGACGTCACCGCCGCTCTCGCCGCGGAGCTCCCAGAGGTCCTCCCCATCGGCCCCTTCCATCTTCTCCCAGTGCCCGGCGACGACGACAACGCCGCCGCGGCCGACCCGCACGGATGCCTCGCCTGGCTCGACGGCCACCCCGCCCGCGCCGTCGCGTACGCCAGCTTCGGCACGGTCGTCACCGCCGTGGTAGGAGGGCAGGAGGAGCTGCGCGAGCTAACGGCCGGGCTGGAAGCGTCCGGCGCGCCGTTCCTTTGGTCGCTGCCCAAGGAGTACTGGCCGCTGCTCCCGCCGGGGTTCCTGGACCTCGAGCGCGGCAAGGTGGTATCGTGGGCGCCGCAGGCAGCCGTGTTGCGGCATGCATCGGTGGGCGGCTTCGTGACGCACGCCGGGTGGGCGTCGGTGCTGGAGGGCGTGGCCGGCGGTGTGCCCATGGCGTGCCGTCCCTTCTTCAGCGACCAGAGGATGAACGCGCGGATGGTGGAGCACGTCTGGGGTTTCTGCACCGTCTTCGAGCAGCCCATGACGCGCGCGACCGTCGCGGAGGCCGTATCGTCGCTGCTCGCCGGCGACCAAGGCACCCAGATGCAGGAGATGCGGGGCATGGCGGCCACCGCGTTCGCGCCCGACGGCGGCAGCAGGAAGAACCTTGATAAGCTCCTCAAGATAGTCTGTCCACCACATGAGCACAGCCGTGGTGATCATGTCGACAAGACAGCAGAGGTGACGGGATGCGCACCGACGACACATGGTCTGCTTGGTGCTAGCAGCCTAGCGCACACCGTGGCTGACTGA